A DNA window from Desulfovibrio desulfuricans DSM 642 contains the following coding sequences:
- the dksA gene encoding RNA polymerase-binding protein DksA has protein sequence MDHKDLEYFRKLLSDMLEEAKQKGDSTLEELTDSNEVFADPADRATAESDRAFTLRIRDRERRLIRKIQAALTRIDDGTYGICEDCGDDISVPRLKARPVTRLCINCKAKQEEDEHLRGD, from the coding sequence ATGGATCACAAGGATTTGGAATACTTTCGCAAGCTTCTTTCCGACATGCTTGAAGAAGCGAAGCAGAAGGGTGACAGCACCCTGGAAGAACTGACGGATAGCAACGAAGTGTTTGCCGACCCGGCTGACCGCGCCACTGCAGAATCCGACAGGGCCTTTACCCTGCGCATCCGTGACCGTGAGCGCCGCCTGATCCGCAAGATCCAGGCAGCCCTTACCCGCATTGACGATGGCACCTACGGGATTTGTGAAGACTGCGGCGACGATATCAGCGTTCCCCGTCTCAAGGCCCGGCCTGTGACGCGTTTGTGCATCAACTGCAAAGCCAAACAGGAAGAAGACGAACACCTTCGCGGCGATTAA